One Alnus glutinosa chromosome 13, dhAlnGlut1.1, whole genome shotgun sequence genomic window, AATAGTAAGCTGCGTACTCTGTATTCACCCTTTCATAGCAGATTCTACAGAATATGTTTTCACGCTTCTTGATTTCAGGAAGAGAAAAGACGAGGTTGAGGAAGTGATTGTGCAGCTTAATTTTGATAGTGCGTGGAATTTCAGCACACCTATAGTGAACCAAGATTTTGCAGATATTGCATACTCTGTAGGCGATGTTCGTGATTTCCTCTCCACAAGCATCACAATTGAACTGAATCTGCCTCGAGATGGAGAAGAATTCGTGTTGGAGACAGTCATTAGGACTAACTGGCAAGGGGTTATTAGCACACTTGATGTCGAGTTTGAATCTGCATGAAGTACAACGgtaaaagaaagatctatcatgaGATCTACAACAAATATCACAGAAATTTTTGTTTAGCGGTTGGAGAGAAAGAGTATGAGGGTGAAGAGGGTGGTCTATATGATAAGATAGCTCAGTGCATGATTTATGAATTAGAAAGCTGCATTCGGAGACAGAGCATTTGTAGGCGGCACCCAATACTGGTTCGTCACACCCGGAGCAATAAACATTAACTTCCAGCTTGTTGCCATCATTTTCCAGCTTTTCTGTGAAGTCTAAGCAATGCTCGTTGGATGACATGTGAACGGGTTGGTTACAACATTCGACGCAGTTGTGGAAGGAACCCCGTATTGGTTCGTGGCACCACGAGCAAtcaactttcttcttcttctcaccCTCTTCCAGCTCTTCTCTGTAGATAAAGTGGTGTTTACGATAGAAAGAGTCATGAATGCACCATtccatctctgtctctctctctctcacagagtACTTACTCAATGCACACAACCGAGTCCCAGAGGGAGAGATGGTTAGAATTGAGATTTGCGATAAAGATTAATGTTGTTACGGAATGTGCATGGCAAGTTCCTTTGTACAATGGCATATATTGTTAAAAGATAGAGCTTTGGAATCATTCCGTAATTGGCGGGTCAACTTTGGCCAATTGCGGCccattgtttttgttctttcgtttttttttttccatggtGGATCCCATtccatggtttttttttctccttgccTTTACACACTGAAAAAGAGATAACGTTAGATTCTGTGGTTGATGAATGTTGGCCAAATGTGGTGGATCCACACCATGTTATTGGATTAGGATTCAGTGAACAATAAAAAGTAGGAAACATTTTCTATACTTGTATTATTTGACAGGGAAAACTTGAAAGGGAACTTGCATGCACTGAAGTCTTTGGAATCACCTTGCTAGTCTACCAGCTATCCTGTAAGGTCCCCAAAAGAAATGGTCCCCCCAATTAaaaacaccccccccccccccccccccccccccccccccccggggcGGCGCACGGAAGAAAAAGCTAGAAATATATTTACCTTACTCCGAAGAAAGGATGCATGACCTATTGATGGACTCAACTCTTTTTAAATCCTAGGATAGAAATTAAGATAATCAGAAAAGAAATGAGTGTTTTCAGTCCGCTGAGCCACCACTTGGCCGGTTTGGTGGTCGAACCACTCCAtggtagaaaaaagaaaaaaaaaaataatgtttgatCGGTTTTGGCCTGGGGTGGTTGAACTACCCCCAAGAGCTACGGGAGTGATTCGGCCATCCCCAAAAgtcaaaacccatcaattttttatttttctttttgccatgGAGTGGTCGAATCACCCAATGAACcatccctcttcttcttcttttttattctttttttttttcaattttcttttttaaattgtattattttttattatttatgtataattttttaaagatttttatttttaatttttaatttttttttacatagtgccacgtgtcaacctcagcgacACGTATcgttaatatttggacaaaaaatgtaacagaggtaccaaacaaatttttacccctaactcaagtaccacttataaaataaataaaaattcaaatactaaatttataaaaatctaaaatttataaCAAAGTGAACCAAAAAGAGTATATATGATATGCACCGCCAATTGCTCTTTCTACATCACTCTCTCATAAGCATTGTAGTTTCCAAGGCAATCTATTGAACTCAGATATTGATAGAAATAATTGACGAGTAGTCAGATTTATTAATCAAATTAGTGAAAGTTGTAAACAATGAAAAAAGTAAACCCACACTTAATCTTCCTTCCTACTAACTTCCCATACTACCCTTCGGTCCCAATATATAATTATCTTCTTGATCCTTACCTTTCTCTGGAAAATGTTGAAATAATTTAGGATGTAGAGGGCCATTTCCAAATTCCATCCAAAAAGTTTATCATCCTTTGTTGACCCAAACGATGTCGCACTCTCAAAAGTAGCAcggccaaacaaaaaaataatggaaaacCCTCAAGGCAATCTAGAAAGCATGTGGGTGGGTGAAAGTTTAAACCGCTTGTAATGCTGAACGATGAATTGTTTTTCTCTTAGAATGCCTATTATTGTAACATTAGCCAGAAATTATAACAATGCCATTAATAACATCTTTGTGGCAAATTCCATTTGTTCAATTAAGGGCATTGTGATTTGTGAGGAGTCCAACCCAACTGGCCAAAACTCACAAACCAAATGACCATACATTAGAGCTGCATATTCTTCATATACATTGCAGCATAGCACTGACAAACTGGATCCACTTGCCTTCAAAATATTGCACTTCATAAGAAAAGCCACAATTAAGTTTCTAAATGCACAAGCACATAATTTACACAGCAACGTGCATTTGGTAGCAGAATTCTAATTTAGAACAGTCTAAAACCATGTCATGCTTGTTTTCTGAATGTTTTTGAACTTGGATAGCTCCACAGTCAACTGGGAAGTTTACAGTTTACACATGCAGGAAACTGCAGTAAAGATTCAACAAAAAACTCACTCTATGCGGCGGCGCTTCTTTGCAAGATTCTTGAAAACCTGGCGGACATCATCAGCTGTGATTGGCTTCGATGAGTCCTTTGACTCCTGAAAAGGAAAGAGAACCTTAGGCGTCAGGAACACGGGTCTTCTCATGGGCCTTGCTTTTGCCCAGCATCAGGTCCACAGTCGAGGAAGTTTTACATTTAACAAATGGATATATAGTTCTTCACGCGGCAGCATTTCTTTACAATATTATCAAAAACCTGGTGGACGTGATGAGCTATATATGAGAAGGGGAAAAACGATTCCTCCAATTCATTGCTATCCTTATGAACATATGAAATCTTGGtggattttcttttctattttgggTCATTTAAAATGTGAacaaatacaattaaagaatgATTAAGAGAGATAAGTCAAGCTTAGACATCTTTTAACAATCATACTACTTATGATTGGAAAAGAAATGTAACGATGGATGTCAATGTTTTACCGCTACaacagaaaacaattttttatttttggatgaacaattttttttttttttttttttttgaacgagaAGAAAGTGCTCTCATTAAAATCTGGAAAAATACATCAAATAATGATCCAAAAAACTAAGGATCTTAGGGACTTGGTTGTTCCCTAAAAACAATGCTACTAACACACATAGGAGTGTCATCCAGCCAACACAAATCTACAAACTTAGAAGAGGCCTCTTTTGCTAGAGTATGGGCTGCCATATTACAAGAACGAGGGATAGCATGGAAACTGATGGACCGAAAATATTGCTTCTCCAAATAAATACTCTCAATAAAATGGCCCACTTTAGAAAAACTTGACGAATTAGACTTTATCTCCTTTACCACTTGAGCCGCATCCCCTTCAAAGATTACATCCCAAAAACCCACTTCTTTACTGAATTTTACCGCATGTAGTGTTGCCATAAACTCCGCTGTTTTTGGATCCGTCCGGGCCCGTATCGTGATACATTTCGCACCCACACATAGACCATTACTATCTCTAGCAATGATACCCAAACCAACCCAATCCTTTGCCACATTTATAGACGCATCCCAATTTACTTTTAAGACCCCCGCAGGAGGAGGAGACCACTTATTCGGTCTATTTCTGTTCTCATCATTTCTCTCCACCTTCGAAAACACTTCATGATCTATCATATTACACCTTTTGAAAGACATCCATGCCTTCATAGCTTCACTGTAGACAATATCAGGATGCTCAAAGCGTTGTTCAAAGATCCAAGCATTCCGACGAAGCCAAATACGTCTTGCTGTGGTTGCCATTAGATCCAGTTCGTCCTTTGTACATCGGTCCATACAATAAGCAAAGAGACTCTGAAAATCAGCTCctgcaaaacaaaatttttggaaacaagaagaagaacacCCCCAAACATCTTTGGCAGCTGGGCACGACCATAAGGCATGGAGAGCATCCTCATCTTCAACTTCACAGCACGGGCATAGTTTATTTTCTATCGCCTTCCTCTGAAATAGATTACATCTAGTAGGGAGGACTTCATTGCAAGCTCTCCAAATAAACATTTTAACCACATTAGGGGCCCCTAAACTCCACAATGTCTTCCAAATATCTTTATCCTTACCAGGAATTGAACATTGTCCCCTTTTTGATTCTTCCACTTCCACTCCCAAATGATAAGCGCTACGCACCGAAAATTCGCCATTCACAGTGCCTCTCCATATTAATTTGTCCGCAGGCAGTAATGGGTTTAAAGGAATACCTGAGATCATTTTTGCTTCCTCCTCCCCAAATTCTGCCTGAATGAGATCCTCCTTCCATTTCCTCAGGTCATAGTCTATTAAGTCAGCCACCAAACAGTTCCCAGTTAAGCTTCGTGGTGAAGACTGAACAGAATATGAGGAAGGGGTTGGTAACCACTTTTCACCCCAAATCTTTATCGATTGACCATCCCCTACCCTCCACTGTAGCCCCTCAATTAATAGCCCTTGAGCATTAAAAATACTCCTCCACACGTACGAAGGTTTGGATCCCAACTTTGCTTCAAGAAAGGAAGTTTGAGGAAAGTACTTGGCCTTTAGAATCTTGCCTGCCACCGAATCTGGGTCTTGCATTAATCTCCAGCCCTGTTTTGCTAATAAGGCTTTGTTGAAAATAACAAGATCCCGAAAACCAAGCCCCCCTTTTGTTTTAGATCGACCCATTTTTGACCAACTCATCCAGTGTATCTTTGAGTTTTTTGACATATGACTCCACCAAAATTGCTGCATCATCTGATTCAGTTCCTTACATAAAGTAATGGGAAGTTGAAAAACTCCCATACTATAAGTAGGAATGGCTTGCACCACAGCCTTCAATAAGACCTCCTTCCCTGCTTGTGATAAAAAAGAACACTTCCAATTTTCTAGCCGTTTTGATACCTTTTCAATAATATCTTTAAAAGTTTGTGTCCTGGATTTTCCAACAAACGTAGGGAGTCCCAAATAAGAATCAATCCGGTGTGCTTCTAGTAAACCCGAAAACTCCAAAATTTCTGATCTTCTGCTTTGGCTAGTATTCCTGCTAAAGAAAATAGAGGTCTTGGACATATTTAGCTTCTGCCCCGACCCTTTTTCataaatacccaaaatgcgaaGCAGCCTTCTCCATTCCACCTTGTTTGACTTGCAAAAGAGGACACTATCATCTGCGAAGAAAAGGTGGCTTAACCTAGGACCCCTTAGAGAGGTTGGGACCCCTGTTATGACCCCCTTTCCCTCAGCCTTGAGAAGAAGCGCACTGAGAACTTCACcacaaatgagaaaaagatAAGGGGAGATAAGATCCCCTTGTCTAATCCCCCTTGTAGGTTTTATGCTTCCAACAGGATTGCCATTTACTAGCACTGAGTAAGAGACTGTCCGTATACATGTCATCACCCAACTCACCCATTTACTTGCAAAACCCATCTTTAACATAGCTGCCTCCAAAAAAGACCATTCCACACGGTCATACGCCTTACTCATATCGAGTTTAAAGCCCATATAACCTTCCTTACTCCACATCCTAGTTTGCATGGTGTGCATGGTCTCATAGGCGGCAATGATGTTATCACTTATTAACCTTCCCGGAATAAAAGCGCTCTGATTGGGAGATATAATTGCAGGGAGGACTGTTTTCAATCTATTAGCCAACACTTTAGAAAGCAATTTGTAAATAACATTACATAGGCTAATTGGTCGGAACTCAGAAACACTACCAGGATTGGAAATTTTTGGGATTAAAGCAATGTAGGTGGAATTTATCCTGGGATCCAACATTCcagaattgaaaaaatgaataatagcTGCACATACCTCTTTGTGGATCAGTCCCCAATTTTGTTGGTAGAAACAAGTACTAAAACCGTCTGGGCCTGGAGCCTTTAGAGGAGCCATTTGTTGAAGAGCCCCAGAAATCTCCTCCACTGTTACTTCTGCCAGCAAAGACACATTCATTGATTCTGAGACTTTTTGGTCCACGGCCTGGATACATTGGTCCACTTCTAGGAATGACTCCCCAGTGAAAAGGTCTTTGAAATACGAGACAAAAGCATCCTCAATCTCCCCCTGTGTTCTGCATAATTGCCCAGACTTGTCTTTAATCACTGATATCCTGGATGAACAAttattgaattgaaataaaCCACATAAAAGAGGGAAACCATTAGCAAGGACCAccaataaagaaacaaaaaacaaaaaaacaaaaacaaaaacaaattgagtAGCTGATTGTTCACTCAGGTTTAAATTCACTTAATTCCCACAAACAATCATGGAAGTAAGGTCTAGGAGGATGGACACTGAAATGCATTAGTTACATTTTAGGGCCACGTCATCAAAATTTCGGCAACATGCATGACATATGGCGGAGGCTTCAGTCTTTTGGGCAAATGTTAGAGGGTAcgggattccggcgaaggtggccggattccggcgacattaaccggatgttgtcggattccgataccggcaatattttGATGGTGGTCGGCTACTTGAATGTGAAGGTCGACTATGTCGTTTAAATAGATCGACCACGTCTAGCGTCTTCCGAAAAcaatttacgcttttaaaaagcgtaaatcatttttcgaaatttactaagcattttttgtcaaacagaaatcattttccggttgactattattttcgcccctaccaaacatcgaaaaatgccgaaatcattttacgccgaaacaaacggagcataagttggTGATCATGACTAAAATGTTGGATCTCCCCAGGGTGAGGTCCTTTGTCCTCTGCTTGATTGAGTGCCTTGATCAAATGAGTTGAACGTCCAATGGAACTGTTGGGCATCAACTCACTAGTTGCAGGCGACTCCCTATAAATATGCCTAAAATCTCTTAGGCATTCCGTGTGAACATGGTAACTACATTCCTCGCAATTGTAAACTGCATACTTTGTATTTACCTTGTTGCCGCATTTTCTACAGAACATGTCATCATGCTTATTGATTTCATGAGGCGGAGAATAGATCAGGTTGAGGAAGTGATTGTGTAGCTTAATTTTGACGGTGCTTGGAATTCCATCACATTTTGTGTGAACCAAGAGTTTGCAAATACTACATAGGTTGGCGAAGTTCTTGATTTCCTCTCCACAAACTTTGCAATTGAACTGGACCCGCCTCCAAATAGGGGAGAATTCGTGTTGGTGACAGTCATTAGAATTAGTTGGCAAGCGATTAGCACATTTGATATCGAGGTAGAAATCACACGAACGGCAATTATAAAAGAAAGAGCGATCGTGAGATTTACAACAAGCATGACAACGTGCTTTATCTGCTGAGATAACTTGGCACATGATTTGTGAATGACGAAGCCGCTGCATTTGGAGACGGAGCATTTGTAGGTGGGAGCACCCAATACTGGTTCGTCGCACCCTGAGCGAACAACTTGGTTGTTGCCATCATTTAATTCCAGCTTTTCTATGAAGTCTAAGCAATGATTGGTTGAATCGTATCGGTGAACGGGGCGGTTACCGCATTGCACCCAATTGTGGAGGGAACCCCATATTGGTTTGTCGCAAAACCAGCAATCAACTTTCTTCTCATCGTCTTTTTTCAGCTCTTCTCTGTATATCAAGTGGTGCGCAGGAGTTTCATCATGATCGCAGGACTCCATCTCGCTGAAGATCTCTCACACACTCACTTTATGTCTCTTACACGTGCTAGTCAAAGCACAcaacagagagggagagggagaggtgGTTAGAATTGAGAGAGCATGCAAGATAAAGATGATAGGTGTAGCTGGTGGGTCCCAGCTGAAAAATGTATTGATGAAATTACTAAAAGGTATATGGGCAATGAAAAAACCTGAATCCATAGTTATCTTCCTTCGATCGGTTCCAATCGTTTAGAATTTTTTGAGGGCAATTTTGACCCAAAAAATGATCATCCTAATGTGACTAAAACGTACCAtatacaaaagttacaaaacTTGGAATAAAGATATATCTTTAtgataaataaaatcaaagaggCAAACAAAGGTTGGCTTGGCTTGCACTCACCGAATACTTATTGATGATTTAGGTCCAACTCATCGAATTTCgtgttaattaaatataaaaatgtaattctcCTTTTTAACACCAAAATCAAAAGTAAACCAAGAATAAACAAGATTAGACTTTTTATTGTAcacaaaaaatattgaattataGTTTGAGTGTAAATGCAAGAGAACTAGAGGAGTGATGCCAAGCAAGTGGACAAAGAAGAAAAGCCAACAAAACTTGCTTTCAGTATCTCCCAAACATTTTCTTGGGGCTAATCTAAATATTTAagactttttaattaaaatattatggattaatttttatatcaatACATCTTCTGTTGATGAACTCACAAGACATCTCTGATCTTCCTCAATATTAATCAAATGCTTGC contains:
- the LOC133854551 gene encoding uncharacterized protein LOC133854551; its protein translation is MESCDHDETPAHHLIYREELKKDDEKKVDCWFCDKPIWGSLHNWVQCGNRPVHRYDSTNHCLDFIEKLELNDGNNQVVRSGCDEPVLGAPTYKCSVSKCSGFVIHKSCAKLSQQIKHVVMLVVNLTIALSFIIAVRVISTSISNVLIACQLILMTVTNTNSPLFGGGSSSIAKFVERKSRTSPTYVVFANSWISVIKDKSGQLCRTQGEIEDAFVSYFKDLFTGESFLEVDQCIQAVDQKVSESMNVSLLAEVTVEEISGALQQMAPLKAPGPDGFSTCFYQQNWGLIHKEVCAAIIHFFNSGMLDPRINSTYIALIPKISNPGSVSEFRPISLCNVIYKLLSKVLANRLKTVLPAIISPNQSAFIPGRLISDNIIAAYETMHTMQTRMWSKEGYMGFKLDMSKAYDRVEWSFLEAAMLKMGFASKWVSWVMTCIRTVSYSVLVNGNPVGSIKPTRGIRQGDLISPYLFLICGEVLSALLLKAEGKGVITGVPTSLRGPRLSHLFFADDSVLFCKSNKVEWRRLLRILGIYEKGSGQKLNMSKTSIFFSRNTSQSRRSEILEFSGLLEAHRIDSYLGLPTFVGKSRTQTFKDIIEKVSKRLENWKCSFLSQAGKEVLLKAVVQAIPTYSMGVFQLPITLCKELNQMMQQFWWSHMSKNSKIHWMSWSKMGRSKTKGGLGFRDLVIFNKALLAKQGWRLMQDPDSVAGKILKAKYFPQTSFLEAKLGSKPSYVWRSIFNAQGLLIEGLQWRVGDGQSIKIWGEKWLPTPSSYSVQSSPRSLTGNCLVADLIDYDLRKWKEDLIQAEFGEEEAKMISGIPLNPLLPADKLIWRGTVNGEFSVRSAYHLGVEVEESKRGQCSIPGKDKDIWKTLWSLGAPNVVKMFIWRACNEVLPTRCNLFQRKAIENKLCPCCEVEDEDALHALWSCPAAKDVWGCSSSCFQKFCFAGADFQSLFAYCMDRCTKDELDLMATTARRIWLRRNAWIFEQRFEHPDIVYSEAMKAWMSFKRCNMIDHEVFSKVERNDENRNRPNKWSPPPAGVLKVNWDASINVAKDWVGLGIIARDSNGLCVGAKCITIRARTDPKTAEFMATLHAVKFSKEVGFWDVIFEGDAAQVVKEIKSNSSSFSKVGHFIESIYLEKQYFRSISFHAIPRSCNMAAHTLAKEASSKFVDLCWLDDTPMCESKDSSKPITADDVRQVFKNLAKKRRRIE